The proteins below are encoded in one region of Clostridium pasteurianum DSM 525 = ATCC 6013:
- the eutC gene encoding ethanolamine ammonia-lyase subunit EutC, giving the protein MISIDNPLDREMCMRIKETTPARVCVGKAGTRLKTDTLLKFRADHAVAMDAVWSAVDEKSIDELNFLKIQTVVTDKEEYITRPDFGRKFSKDTIEYIKKNCIHSPEVQIIAGDGLSSTAINANLRDIYSIILDGLEAKGYKVGTPIFIKFARVATMDRIGEALNAKITIILIGERPGLATGESMSCYMAYESSTKKPESQRTVISNIHRNGMPPVEAGAQIVDLIQVMLKEKKSGVDLKI; this is encoded by the coding sequence ATAATAAGTATAGATAACCCTTTGGATAGGGAAATGTGCATGAGAATTAAGGAAACTACTCCAGCAAGAGTATGTGTTGGAAAAGCTGGAACCAGACTTAAAACAGATACATTACTGAAATTCAGGGCAGATCATGCCGTAGCTATGGATGCCGTTTGGTCAGCTGTAGATGAAAAATCAATTGATGAACTTAATTTTTTGAAAATACAAACTGTAGTAACGGATAAAGAAGAATATATAACAAGGCCTGATTTTGGAAGGAAATTTTCTAAAGATACTATTGAATATATCAAAAAAAATTGTATACATTCTCCAGAGGTGCAGATTATAGCAGGAGATGGACTCAGCTCTACTGCTATTAATGCAAATTTAAGAGATATATATTCAATTATTTTAGATGGATTAGAAGCTAAAGGCTATAAAGTTGGTACACCTATATTTATAAAATTTGCCAGAGTTGCAACCATGGATAGGATAGGTGAAGCGTTAAATGCAAAGATTACTATAATACTTATAGGAGAAAGACCTGGACTTGCTACTGGTGAAAGTATGAGTTGCTATATGGCCTATGAATCCAGTACCAAAAAGCCGGAATCACAGAGAACTGTAATATCCAATATTCATAGAAATGGTATGCCGCCGGTGGAAGCTGGAGCACAAATAGTAGATTTAATACAAGTAATGCTGAAAGAAAAGAAAAGTGGAGTTGATTTGAAGATATAA
- a CDS encoding YdeI/OmpD-associated family protein, with the protein MAEKTIVEKLKLDKYNSIAIINLPELKNEYFHSLQKYDSTFNKDKYDLIFAFVFNINGLKEIIDEVINENRLNSNGYLYIAYPKKGNKIYSDFIHRDEILPSLNVDDKGDGYIGDSNVKFARMVSLDETFTIVGVKEAGSSKRKTSTASSQYVDDYIKYIPEIEDYLSGDTILSEFYKNLTSGYKKDWARYVYSAKQEATRKKRLSEMEMILSKGFKTKELYRKWLSANS; encoded by the coding sequence TTGGCTGAAAAAACTATTGTAGAAAAATTAAAATTAGATAAGTATAATTCTATTGCGATAATTAATTTACCAGAGCTGAAAAATGAATATTTTCATAGTTTACAAAAATATGATTCCACTTTTAATAAGGATAAATATGATCTGATTTTTGCTTTTGTATTCAATATTAATGGCTTAAAAGAAATTATTGATGAAGTCATTAATGAAAATAGATTAAATAGTAATGGATATTTATATATTGCATATCCTAAAAAGGGCAATAAAATATACTCAGATTTTATTCATAGAGATGAAATTCTTCCTAGTTTAAATGTAGATGACAAGGGAGATGGATATATTGGAGATAGTAATGTAAAGTTTGCGCGAATGGTAAGCTTAGATGAAACATTTACTATTGTGGGGGTAAAAGAGGCTGGTTCTAGCAAAAGAAAGACTTCAACTGCCAGCAGCCAATATGTAGATGACTATATTAAATATATACCTGAAATTGAAGATTATCTTTCTGGTGATACCATTTTGTCTGAGTTTTATAAAAATTTAACTTCTGGATATAAAAAAGATTGGGCAAGATATGTCTATAGTGCTAAACAGGAAGCAACCAGAAAAAAGCGTTTGTCTGAAATGGAAATGATACTCAGTAAAGGATTTAAGACAAAAGAACTTTATCGAAAATGGCTTTCAGCTAATAGCTAG
- the abc-f gene encoding ribosomal protection-like ABC-F family protein — protein MECKSIKKYFGDRLILDIKDLKIYSEDRIGLVGINGEGKTTLINILAGIDNEYEGTVKSYGKFSLIGQLDKEIQGSIDSEAAKAFGANIKWDSNLSGGEKTRFKLAKGFYENSNMIIADEPTSNLDIEGIEILEEKFRKYRGAFIIVSHDREFLDRLCNKIIDLNKGKIKEYRGNYRSYREQKDQEYNREVFEYEQYIKEKGRIEGAIENVKRKGDSIKRTPKRMGNSEARLHRMGGQKAKANLNKTTKNMEKRLEHINIKGKPPETKRIKLDVPEENKLHSNIVICGNNINKAFKNKIIFKDAEFTIYNNSKNALIGPNGCGKSTLLKMIINGEVSIKKSKALKIGYYSQSLDIVEEELSILENVTKNSIYDENFVRITLARLLFKDKDVYKKVKVLSGGERVKVCFAKLILSDINLLILDEPTNYLDVDSLEIVEKVLKDYSGTILLVSHDRRFINAIADNILYIENHEIEASRGTYEEYMEKKNNPVIHREEEIKKQVLVLENRLSEVIGKLSAPSKKDDVKALDKEYYKILKDLKDLKLKFKNI, from the coding sequence ATGGAATGTAAAAGTATAAAAAAGTATTTTGGAGACAGGTTAATACTTGATATAAAAGATCTTAAGATATATTCTGAGGATAGAATTGGTCTTGTAGGTATTAATGGTGAAGGTAAAACTACACTTATAAATATACTTGCTGGAATAGACAATGAATACGAAGGAACCGTTAAAAGCTATGGTAAATTCAGCTTAATAGGACAGCTTGATAAAGAGATTCAGGGAAGTATAGATAGTGAGGCTGCCAAAGCCTTTGGTGCTAATATAAAATGGGATAGTAATTTAAGCGGAGGGGAAAAGACTAGATTTAAGCTTGCTAAGGGATTTTATGAAAACAGTAATATGATAATAGCTGATGAGCCTACCAGTAATTTAGATATTGAAGGTATAGAAATTCTTGAAGAAAAATTTAGAAAGTATAGAGGAGCTTTTATAATTGTATCTCATGATAGAGAATTTCTTGATAGATTGTGCAACAAGATAATTGATTTAAATAAGGGAAAAATTAAAGAATATAGAGGTAACTACAGAAGTTATAGAGAACAGAAAGATCAGGAATATAACAGAGAAGTCTTTGAATATGAACAATATATAAAGGAGAAAGGTAGAATTGAGGGAGCTATTGAAAATGTGAAAAGGAAGGGGGACTCTATAAAAAGGACTCCAAAACGTATGGGAAATTCCGAGGCAAGACTTCATAGAATGGGTGGACAGAAGGCAAAAGCCAATCTTAATAAAACCACAAAGAATATGGAGAAAAGATTAGAGCATATAAATATAAAGGGAAAACCTCCTGAGACAAAAAGGATAAAACTAGATGTACCAGAAGAAAATAAACTTCATAGTAATATAGTTATCTGTGGAAATAACATAAATAAAGCCTTCAAAAATAAAATTATATTTAAAGATGCAGAATTTACTATATATAATAATTCTAAAAATGCTCTTATAGGACCCAATGGATGCGGAAAAAGTACTCTTTTAAAGATGATTATAAATGGAGAGGTTTCAATAAAAAAATCAAAAGCTCTTAAAATAGGGTATTATAGTCAGAGTCTTGATATTGTAGAGGAGGAACTGAGTATACTTGAAAATGTAACTAAAAATAGCATATATGATGAAAACTTTGTTAGAATTACCTTGGCAAGGCTTTTATTTAAAGATAAAGATGTATATAAAAAGGTTAAAGTTCTAAGCGGAGGAGAAAGGGTTAAAGTTTGTTTTGCAAAGCTTATACTTAGTGATATAAATTTACTTATACTGGATGAACCCACTAATTATTTGGATGTAGATTCTCTTGAAATTGTTGAAAAGGTACTAAAGGACTATTCTGGCACTATCCTATTGGTTTCTCATGACAGAAGATTTATAAATGCCATAGCAGATAATATTCTATACATTGAAAATCATGAGATTGAAGCTTCAAGGGGAACCTATGAAGAATATATGGAGAAAAAGAATAATCCTGTAATTCACAGAGAAGAAGAGATAAAAAAACAAGTACTCGTGCTTGAAAATCGTCTTTCAGAAGTTATAGGTAAGCTTTCTGCTCCTTCTAAAAAGGATGATGTTAAAGCTCTTGATAAGGAATATTACAAAATATTAAAAGATTTAAAGGATTTAAAATTAAAATTTAAAAATATATAG
- a CDS encoding ethanolamine ammonia-lyase subunit EutB, protein MNLKTTLFSTVYEFKDIKDLLAKANEEKSGDVLAGIAARSTAERVAAKIVLADITLEELRNNPVVPYEKDEVTKVIQDSVDEKQYDKIKSLTVGEFRDLILSKSEDEIKSIRDGLTSEIIAAVTKLMTNMDLVYGAQKFCNTATCNTTIGKRGTLSARLQPNNPTDDIDGIMASVMEGISYGVGDAVIGLNPVVDTIESVSKILNKFNEFTTKWKIPTQNCVLAHITTQMEALKKGVPIDIMFQSLAGSEISNRAFGINVNLLDEAYELMKLNKSSKGDNFMYFETGQGSELSSEGHNGADQLVMEARCYGLAKRYNPFLVNTVVGFIGPEYLYDGRQVIRAGLEDHFMGKLTGLSMGVDTCYTNHMKADQNDLENLAMLLSMANCNYFMGIPCGDDVMLMYQSSSYHDIATLREITEKRAIDKFEKRMEELGIMEEGRLTERAGDPSIFR, encoded by the coding sequence ATGAATTTAAAGACAACATTATTTAGTACAGTTTATGAATTTAAAGATATAAAAGACTTGCTTGCCAAGGCTAATGAGGAGAAATCAGGAGATGTACTGGCAGGAATTGCTGCTAGGAGTACTGCTGAAAGAGTGGCAGCAAAAATTGTGTTAGCAGATATTACTTTGGAGGAACTTAGAAATAATCCTGTAGTGCCTTATGAAAAAGATGAAGTTACAAAAGTAATTCAGGATTCTGTTGATGAGAAGCAGTATGACAAAATCAAATCTCTTACAGTAGGAGAATTTAGAGATTTGATACTTTCAAAGAGTGAAGATGAAATAAAATCTATAAGAGATGGATTGACTTCAGAAATTATAGCAGCAGTAACTAAGCTTATGACTAATATGGATTTGGTATACGGAGCACAAAAATTTTGTAATACTGCTACCTGTAATACTACTATAGGTAAAAGGGGGACTTTATCAGCAAGACTTCAGCCTAATAATCCCACAGATGATATAGATGGAATAATGGCTTCTGTAATGGAAGGAATAAGTTATGGAGTTGGAGATGCTGTGATTGGTCTTAATCCTGTAGTAGATACTATAGAAAGTGTTTCTAAAATACTAAATAAATTTAATGAGTTTACAACTAAATGGAAAATACCAACACAAAATTGTGTACTTGCCCATATAACAACCCAGATGGAAGCTCTTAAAAAGGGTGTACCAATAGATATTATGTTTCAAAGTCTGGCAGGTTCTGAAATTTCAAATAGAGCCTTTGGAATAAATGTAAACTTATTGGATGAAGCTTATGAACTTATGAAATTAAATAAAAGTTCTAAAGGAGATAATTTTATGTATTTCGAAACAGGGCAGGGGTCAGAACTCTCTTCAGAAGGGCATAATGGTGCTGATCAGCTTGTGATGGAAGCAAGATGCTATGGACTTGCCAAAAGGTATAATCCCTTTCTTGTTAATACAGTTGTTGGATTCATTGGACCGGAATATTTATACGATGGAAGGCAGGTTATAAGGGCAGGACTTGAAGATCATTTCATGGGAAAGCTAACAGGGTTATCTATGGGGGTTGATACCTGTTATACAAATCATATGAAGGCAGATCAAAATGATCTGGAGAATTTAGCTATGCTTCTTTCCATGGCAAATTGTAATTATTTTATGGGAATTCCCTGTGGTGATGATGTAATGCTTATGTATCAATCTTCAAGTTATCATGATATAGCAACTTTAAGGGAAATAACTGAAAAAAGAGCTATAGATAAATTTGAAAAGAGAATGGAAGAGTTAGGAATAATGGAAGAGGGAAGGCTTACAGAAAGAGCTGGAGATCCTTCTATATTTAGATAG
- a CDS encoding DUF3862 domain-containing protein has translation MNNRTKKCPYCTKDIPIDTKICPRCGMKQKRSFNFSNFRIILSIIPIGISVFFALHNMGVFKGKSENISSNSYNYDNNKNYDNNDKVENRKYTMEKFMEIKMGMTYDKVQKILGEGEEESSSGHFSNEAADYKWENSDETGIYISFLNNKVIDKSQVDLESKNAKVTKNMYDRLKTNMTYSEVKSILGKGELSYESMEEDYSAETYIWTNEDESYLNVNFIDGKLESKKQYDLK, from the coding sequence ATGAATAATAGAACTAAAAAATGCCCTTATTGTACTAAAGATATTCCTATAGATACTAAAATTTGTCCTCGCTGTGGAATGAAACAGAAAAGAAGTTTTAATTTTAGTAACTTTAGAATTATTTTATCTATAATACCTATAGGTATATCTGTATTTTTTGCTTTACACAACATGGGGGTTTTTAAAGGAAAATCGGAAAACATCAGTAGTAATAGCTATAATTATGATAATAATAAAAATTATGATAATAACGATAAAGTTGAAAATAGAAAATATACTATGGAAAAATTTATGGAAATAAAAATGGGAATGACCTATGATAAGGTACAGAAGATACTTGGTGAGGGAGAAGAAGAATCCTCTTCGGGACATTTTAGTAATGAAGCAGCTGATTATAAATGGGAAAATTCTGATGAAACAGGTATATATATAAGTTTTTTAAATAATAAAGTAATAGATAAATCGCAGGTTGATTTGGAGTCAAAAAATGCAAAGGTAACAAAAAACATGTACGATAGATTAAAGACTAATATGACTTATAGTGAAGTTAAATCAATACTTGGTAAAGGTGAATTAAGCTATGAATCTATGGAAGAAGATTACAGTGCTGAAACTTATATATGGACAAATGAAGATGAAAGTTATTTGAATGTTAACTTTATAGATGGAAAATTGGAATCCAAAAAGCAGTATGATTTAAAATAG
- the licT gene encoding BglG family transcription antiterminator LicT, with translation MIIKKILNNNVVTTLDKNTKLEKVVMGRGIAFQKKTGDIISNSKIEKVFILENTIENEKFQKLINEIPLEYVKLSEAIISYGKEKLNTEFYDHIYIALTDHIAFAIKRFKEGINLKNHLLWEIQRIHKKEYEVGLWAIKLIEKELDIKMNIDEAGYIALHLIDASLNESMDNTMNITTIVQQILNIIKYFFTIEFNEEDISYDRLITHLKYFAQRVISNKTLSQDQDEFLEIVRENYKQPHNCALKIKKFVEKNYHYKINDGEVVYLTLHIQRVISSIEHN, from the coding sequence ATGATAATTAAAAAAATATTGAATAACAATGTAGTTACAACTTTAGATAAGAATACAAAGCTTGAAAAAGTGGTTATGGGAAGAGGAATTGCTTTTCAAAAGAAGACAGGAGATATTATTTCTAATTCAAAAATTGAAAAAGTCTTTATTCTGGAAAATACAATTGAAAATGAAAAGTTTCAAAAGTTAATAAATGAAATTCCCTTGGAATATGTAAAATTATCTGAAGCTATAATAAGCTACGGTAAAGAAAAATTAAATACGGAATTTTATGATCATATTTATATAGCACTTACAGATCATATAGCCTTTGCCATTAAAAGATTTAAGGAAGGGATTAATCTTAAAAATCATTTACTTTGGGAAATTCAAAGGATTCATAAAAAAGAATATGAAGTTGGTCTATGGGCGATTAAACTGATTGAAAAAGAACTCGATATCAAAATGAATATAGATGAAGCTGGTTATATTGCATTGCATTTAATTGATGCTTCTCTTAATGAAAGCATGGATAATACCATGAATATAACTACAATTGTTCAGCAAATATTGAATATAATAAAATACTTTTTTACCATAGAATTTAATGAAGAAGATATTTCCTATGATAGGTTGATAACACATTTGAAGTATTTTGCTCAAAGGGTAATTTCAAATAAAACTTTATCTCAGGATCAGGACGAATTTTTAGAAATAGTAAGGGAAAATTATAAACAACCTCATAATTGTGCATTGAAAATAAAGAAATTTGTTGAAAAAAATTATCATTATAAAATAAATGATGGTGAAGTAGTCTATCTTACTCTCCATATACAGAGAGTTATTTCTAGTATAGAGCACAATTAA
- a CDS encoding FGGY-family carbohydrate kinase, with the protein MQQYFLGFDAGTQSVKVAIYDEHMNCVAEAANKTTLKYPHTGWVEMDAEEYLYLTKKGMKECALQLRNKKIPLNSVKSIMGDGIICGIVGIDESGEAITPYINYLDSRTEEDVKVINNLNLSLWQKETGNAEASCMFPAMHARWILANDENFKKSGKKFVHNAAYILSRLAGLNSEDAFIDWGTMSGWGLGYRVYDKEWSYEQLEILGIDKGYMPKIVKPWDIIGGLSIESARETGFPEGIPICAGAGDTMQSMLGNGVIDANRAVDVAGTCAMFCVSTSGIVPELSRRGSGLIFNSGTLENTYFYWGFVRTGGLSLRWFKDNLCKKSEDDNYYERLSREARKVSPGCNGVFFLPYLTDTHGEYSNLKGSFINMTLDTDQYVLWRAILESIAYEYLEITDVYRGAGIDINTITIAEGGSKDDLWNQIKADIIGTEVMTLQVSRGAVMTNCIVGSYAVGNIKDLKKSLIGIVKIHNEYMPNLYNTEFYRQQRKFQKDILKTMK; encoded by the coding sequence ATGCAGCAGTATTTTCTTGGATTTGATGCTGGTACTCAAAGTGTTAAGGTTGCCATATATGATGAACATATGAATTGTGTAGCTGAAGCAGCCAATAAAACCACTTTAAAATATCCCCATACTGGCTGGGTGGAAATGGATGCAGAGGAATATCTATATCTTACTAAAAAGGGAATGAAGGAATGTGCACTTCAGTTACGAAATAAAAAAATACCTTTAAACTCAGTTAAATCTATTATGGGTGACGGCATTATATGCGGTATAGTTGGGATTGATGAGAGTGGAGAAGCTATTACACCATATATAAATTATTTGGATTCTAGAACTGAGGAAGATGTTAAAGTCATTAACAATTTAAATCTATCCCTATGGCAGAAAGAAACGGGAAATGCTGAGGCAAGCTGCATGTTTCCAGCTATGCATGCAAGATGGATTTTAGCTAATGATGAAAATTTTAAAAAATCAGGCAAAAAGTTTGTACATAATGCTGCCTATATTTTGTCAAGACTTGCAGGATTAAATAGTGAGGATGCTTTTATTGATTGGGGAACTATGTCTGGCTGGGGACTTGGATATCGTGTTTATGATAAAGAATGGTCATATGAGCAACTTGAAATCTTAGGTATAGATAAAGGTTATATGCCTAAAATTGTGAAACCTTGGGATATAATTGGAGGTTTATCAATAGAGTCTGCCAGAGAAACTGGTTTTCCAGAAGGTATTCCTATTTGTGCTGGTGCTGGCGACACTATGCAGTCTATGCTTGGTAATGGAGTAATTGATGCAAATAGAGCAGTAGATGTGGCTGGGACTTGTGCCATGTTTTGTGTTTCTACCAGTGGGATCGTACCGGAACTCAGCAGAAGAGGAAGTGGACTTATTTTTAACTCTGGAACTCTTGAAAATACATACTTTTACTGGGGATTTGTAAGGACTGGAGGATTATCTTTAAGATGGTTTAAGGATAACCTTTGCAAGAAATCAGAGGATGATAACTATTATGAAAGATTAAGCAGAGAAGCGAGAAAAGTTTCTCCAGGATGTAATGGCGTATTTTTTCTGCCTTATTTAACAGATACCCATGGAGAGTATTCAAATCTTAAGGGAAGTTTTATAAATATGACTTTAGATACAGACCAATATGTTTTGTGGAGGGCTATTTTGGAATCGATTGCCTATGAGTATTTGGAGATTACTGATGTCTATAGAGGTGCAGGTATTGATATTAATACTATTACCATAGCAGAAGGCGGAAGTAAAGATGATCTGTGGAATCAGATTAAAGCGGATATAATAGGCACTGAAGTTATGACACTTCAGGTGTCGAGGGGAGCTGTAATGACAAATTGTATTGTAGGTTCTTATGCGGTAGGTAATATTAAAGATTTAAAAAAGTCATTAATCGGTATTGTGAAAATTCATAATGAATACATGCCTAATCTATATAATACTGAATTTTACAGACAGCAGCGTAAATTTCAAAAAGATATTTTAAAGACAATGAAATAA
- the eat gene encoding ethanolamine permease, translated as MVNKLKKTLSPFQLWAIIVGMVISGMYFGWNNAMSFTSPVGFIIATLIVTVFYGSFMFSYAELATAMPKADGSSEFAARTMGRFGGFFAGFSCIMEFLFATPAIAISIGAYVNFIIPSIPVTLAGLVFYAIFVAINCFGVKTAAIIETVVTVIAIIGLIIFSGASIGHVDFTRIFGGDIYKGGFSGIFNAIPFAIWFYLAAEGGAMSAEECKNPKKDIPKGFIFAVLTLMILALITFVCTAGVLDNKTLGVTNSPLPDTLNVIFGKGNILSKLMSFIGLFGLIASLHGIIIGYSRQIFAMSRSRYLPEFLSKVNSKGAPVAAIIIPSLIGMVFVLLNNTATIIVISSFGAIALHAISMVAFFLLRKKEPDMERPYKVSIALPLIALILNCIFLVTTIYSNTSTISWVIVAFVAAFIYYFIYSKLTASVSVQEEQEKAI; from the coding sequence ATGGTTAATAAATTAAAAAAAACTTTATCACCTTTTCAACTTTGGGCGATTATAGTGGGAATGGTTATATCGGGAATGTATTTTGGATGGAATAATGCAATGTCATTTACAAGTCCCGTTGGTTTTATAATTGCCACATTGATAGTAACTGTATTTTATGGAAGCTTTATGTTTAGCTATGCAGAACTGGCTACTGCAATGCCAAAGGCAGACGGCTCTTCGGAGTTTGCGGCGAGGACAATGGGTAGATTTGGAGGATTTTTTGCAGGATTTTCATGTATAATGGAATTTTTGTTTGCCACTCCAGCTATAGCAATATCCATTGGTGCCTATGTTAATTTTATTATACCGTCTATACCAGTAACTTTAGCAGGACTTGTTTTTTATGCCATATTTGTTGCCATAAATTGTTTTGGAGTAAAGACAGCAGCTATAATTGAAACTGTTGTTACAGTTATAGCAATTATAGGACTTATAATCTTTTCTGGTGCTAGTATTGGACATGTAGATTTTACGAGAATATTTGGGGGAGATATATACAAAGGCGGTTTTTCAGGAATTTTCAATGCTATTCCCTTTGCAATATGGTTTTATCTTGCTGCTGAAGGAGGCGCAATGTCTGCAGAAGAATGTAAAAATCCTAAAAAGGACATACCAAAGGGATTTATATTTGCAGTACTTACCCTTATGATTCTAGCTTTAATCACTTTTGTTTGTACAGCTGGAGTACTTGATAATAAAACTTTAGGGGTTACAAATTCACCTCTTCCAGATACTTTGAATGTTATATTTGGAAAGGGAAACATATTATCTAAATTGATGAGCTTTATAGGACTATTTGGTCTTATAGCAAGTCTTCATGGAATTATTATAGGATATTCAAGACAGATATTTGCAATGTCAAGATCAAGATATTTACCTGAATTTCTATCAAAGGTCAATTCAAAGGGTGCACCTGTGGCAGCCATAATAATACCAAGTCTTATAGGAATGGTTTTTGTGCTTTTAAACAATACTGCAACAATAATAGTAATATCAAGTTTTGGTGCCATTGCTCTTCATGCAATAAGTATGGTTGCATTTTTTCTTTTAAGAAAGAAAGAACCGGATATGGAGAGGCCTTATAAAGTGTCGATAGCATTACCTCTTATAGCATTAATACTTAATTGCATATTTTTAGTGACTACAATATATTCTAATACTTCAACAATATCCTGGGTAATTGTAGCTTTCGTAGCAGCTTTTATCTACTACTTTATATATTCAAAGTTAACGGCATCAGTATCAGTTCAGGAGGAACAGGAAAAGGCAATTTAA